tttagcacaagctcaatattcccTCAAGGTGAAGAAACCATATAGTATTgtagcttggtgaggtcataaCTACTTGATAGGTACACATAATGACACACCATAAGTCCtattcaatgtgtaaccatacacactagtgcactcaccatggaaacTCTATCCCGATTATCAAGACCAATCATCCAtctaattaagaggtagtgcactaccGCCTTAAAAggattgcctaagtccatgGACCAATTATGAACTAATCATCTACTTACAAAGAATCCATGACTTAGATATTTGATACAATTCCTAATGCAtctaagtcatatacaatgctaAATATGTCAGGTCAAATGCTCATCAAGTGTAATGCATGGAACAAATAGATAGAAAAGGAAATTATAATctttattaaatgaataataaatccATAAAATTTTACATCAGGTCATgattttaagggttctatcttAACATTAAATTGTATGTCATGTGTCACACCttggtttttcaaacttaacaattgatactcaaatacaatATAAGTGCTCTAAAAAATATGTggatacaaaaaattaaatgttgagttcctgctttattttgtgcataaagAGAATAtgaaaacctgttataaagaggtatacatcctgtattaaactttgtaactattagttaacaaaaCATGATTCGTTTCACAAAAAAAACTTGTACTAcgttaatttacatataccaagaccccatggttcactacgggtagcccatactacaagtgtacataacaaatatacattacatcatttCTCAAAAAAGATTTagtctttaatacaaaggcaaagcctcaaaacattttcaatacgagcaaacaacatccaatcaacaAAAAGGcaatgctcaagcattatttctagcataggtcttctgacttGCATCTAAAAgtggaagggatagggtgagttcacaattCAGTAgaaaagtttataaccatcctaagcatacccttaaaaaccttgaattaaacgtataacagcatgcatgataaacattttataaccattaacaaatatgtaatcatgtcaaacatgtatgcatgtgtttgttggtttcatctTTGTTTTTCCTCATCCATCATTTCACAATTGATAAACTGCTAACCCTCCCCCAATCTACACATCAGATATCAAtactccacaagatactcgataaatataataatgactattccgggacatcacccaagggtaagtcataccccgtgtctttagggatTAAAACCCAGGGGcaagaccaaccccatacacccacatcggagtgtcttgctcgagggctttagggactttcacccaaggacccatggtcccacataaacaatatgtCAAAGGATAatgcctgtagcatcacataaacacttcccaccaatcaattctctgaatatcatctgtgatcattccatatccttcttgtaatgcaaccacaccatgaaccatttccacaacacaaaaccatgaatcttcataccaatatacgttccaatatcgttgtaacatttcaatacaataaaccgagatgcaatgataTATTAAagcattttatgaaatcatagaaatgacatgaaattccaataaatgtttcaaggaaagaaatcaggtACACCATGGAAcaacataaaattccctaccttacaccgactTCCCCTTTGTGATTCTTCTATGTAGGTGATCTTTACCTACTacaaggaactgaaatgaaacacataatttaggtttcctaaccatgaaaatttattcaatttactgttgctaatttttaattctcatattctctaatctacatgccacaggttttcaaatcaaattttaattgaattaaataatatttacaatgcatattaatattccccaattaattaccaaacattaattattttgattttcttaaagcctaacctattaacaaatcccaagtgtccaaataacctaattaatcacatgctttactaatttaatttttaatcaaaccaaactaaacaaagatgtatgttgatcttaccattaataaaatacataaGCTAAAAcactttaatccttaattaattgtgatttttaactaaaacttgtttataactaattacactcaacttttacacaaattttacctttaatttgtttcaacataccattaggaaccaaaatataccaaaattactaaattaaacaacttccttacctcaaatcttcactttctctctctagattatCTCTCTAACCCAGGTTGTTGCAGGTATaatggtgcaaaacgagctgcaAGCCCTTATAAAGGGGCAGGCCACATGACTGCCATCAACTCCAACTTTCCAATTATTGCAAATCAGTCCTCCAAATTAACTAATATTAAACTTacaattgcccattagtcctttaggttttcataactctAATCactccctaagaacctaataagcacacttaagtcattaactaatcccacttaaccttaatcaaagtttaattcataattaaacaagattagcactaaactagttttaacatctaattaagcacgtttaaagttaagtactaagataatcattattgcctatttaattcattagtactaggtatTACATCATGTGTCAGTAAACAATGATGCAATGAATGATTTCCAATTGTTCCATCCATTTAACACATACAACACCAATTATGAATAAGTTTTCCTCTTCTAATTAGGTAGTCTATGGTTGAAATCTTTAGCCAAAATAGGTACCCGGTCATTAGAAGGAAAACCATCTCTTGCTTTCTCACCACCTTATAAATAGAGAATGTTTATCCTTGGTTAGCCTCCACTGCATTGTGTCTCTCTTACCTTCCATACTCATTCCATAGATCCCAAATCTTAGAAACTTCTGAGAAGAAAATCCAATAATCAACCACTCTAGCCTCCCCattagctaaaaaaaaaaattttcatgccacaaaaattgataataatactTAGTGCCATTCCCAACCTTGCATTATGATTATTCATGAACTGGAACTTCCCCTTATAATGCTTTTCTAAAGCTCCATCTTATGAGTACTCACACCTCCTTGGAACATTCGAGCTCCCTCCCCTTTCCTATATTTAATAGCCACAATTCCACTACAAcgaccctctctctctctctctctctctctctcactcaatTACAAATATCCTTAAATCCTTATTCATCGTCCTTCTCTGCCAAAAGATCATGGTAAAACCTTCTGGTTCTAgggtctctctctttctcttttgaCTACATATACCCTTAAAGCCTTATTCTTCGTTCTTCTGTGCCGAAAAGTCATGATGAAACCATCTGGTTCTGGGGCCTTTTTATTATCAATCCCTTTTAGATCCTCCACAATCTCCCCCGTACTAAACTTCCTCTCAAGATGCTCTGTTTCCTCCATTCTAATAGGTCTAAACCTCATTGGGTTCAGCCTTGATCTCCAAGACTTTGTATCTGAACATAACTCCTGAAAGTGGTGACCTGATTCTTGGTCTTGTCATACTCCAAAAAGTAGTACCCGATTCTTGGTTTTGTCATAACTAGTCTTTCATTCCCCATTAATCACTGATCTTCTATTGCCATAGGATGAAAAAACTGTGCTATGCTATCCTTCATCCACAAGGCTCTAAATTTCTTACACAGTTATCCTTTTCAACTCTGCTAGTCTACAATCGACCACCTTCTTATTTCATTCCCCCACCTCCTCCATTGAGAAACCCCTGTCTCTCTCCTTGCCATCCTCCTTATGTCCTGTGCTCTTGCTTTCTGAACTGCAATATTTCCAAGTCCTCCTccttattctatattttttctttttcttttccaggtCTTCCTTGAGTGCTTTTATTTTACTAATCAATGCTCAGGGTTAACTTTGCCACACACGCCAATTCCACCAGTTTTTGACAATTACTCCAAACTCCTGTTCTTGGAAACCCTCCCATATTTGAAATCTGAAGAGATGGTTAACTCTTCTCAAACCACCACATCAAATAAAATCAGGGGATAATCTGACACAAGTTTAGAAAGAATGCAGTGCTAAACATAATGCACCTCCTGACCATTGATTGCCTCTCCTGACTACTCTGAGGGAAATCCTGCCCATCCATAGGCAAATCAATGTGGCCATACACAAGATCCAAAAACCAGTTCATATCGGAGATGTTCTATTACAATTAATTAAGTTTCTCAGATGGAAATCAAACCATGGAAAGTTACACCAGTGCACCATGATTTTCTCATGGGCCTTTAATAGCCTGAGTTCCTTCCATTAGCCTCTCCACTCTCTAAATGATCCCTAAAACTTAAAGGACACCTGTTAGAATCATCCTCTACATCCGAAAGTACGATACTGAGAATGCTCTAACATCTGCTTTTTTCCTGtgatagatatttttttttaaatgactaAGAGGACCATGCCAAATCTTCTATACCTTCTAGAACAACTAAAAGGCATCTCTTTCATTTATCAGCTAATATAGGAAGGATGGGATATATCCCTTGGTTgtttcttctcatctttgtgTGGTACAACCTCCTGCCCTCCTCAGGTTGCAGGCTGGAGGTTCCTCCCTTTTTCATGACTACTGTAACCACTCCATGAATGATTACATGTCAGATCCAACCTAACCCACCTGGAGAAACTTCTTCCTCTTTCCATGATTCTTGAACCGCCTCAACCACCTCTGAGATCCTTGTGAGCTCAAAGATTTTGGAGTCTTTCTGCCTAAGCCATACCTTCAAAGTAGCtacatttttctttctgttcGTCCTTATGATATAGGTGTTGAAGCTCAAGGCCTAATGCTGTATGACTACAAAAATATAACCAGCATCTTGTAACAGATCTTAGGGCATATTTATTTAGTAAGAGGGACTTTCCTTCAAAACCAGCTCTTCAATATTCAGTCAGTGGTGGCTTGGGTCATTGCATAAGTGCCTTCTCAATTAAGGAGTATAACAAATGTTTGTGACTTTTACTCTAATATGACAGTAAAGCTACAAAATTTTAAGGTGATGGAATAATGGACATAGGTGAGCTGCCCAGCTGTTGGGACATGGTACAGAATTTAATTTAGATGATGAACAAATGTATCTAAACTAATGCAATCTTAGTCTTACAGAAATGCTATCAATAATATAGCCTCAAACCCTTTCATCAAAATAGGTATATATAGCCTCAAACCCTGTGATTTGACTGGTGCTTTCTGGTGGAAATCATCTTCCATCTTTAGAGGAATTCGAATAGACCTTGGGGTGAAGGAACTAGGAAAAGTCCTTAGGTTTCTTGTAAAATGATCTGTGTTAACAAAGAAAAACACTCACATGAAAGTTGTCAGGAAGTTATAGTTGGTTTAAGGGAAGGTCTAATTAGTCTCAAGGAGGGCTATTCCTATTGACTTCATTAACATGTCCATATATGTTCATCTTGGCAAGGGATTCTTGTGAGTGAAAAGATCTAATCATTCCCATCAAATAAGGAAGAATCTAATCAACCAAAAGGGAtcatttaatcattttatgaaCAAATATTAATCTGCAAATAAGTCTAATTATAAGAAACAATGTTCAGTTTTGGAATTGTTTGACAGCATGCCAGAATTATCTTAATTTAGAAAGAGTTCCATTTCTGCCATTGCAGTATCTGAAAATCTCACTCGATCTAAATGGCATACATTTATTTAGTCTgatatataagaaaatctatTTTGGAAGGCAGGATGCAagacaaaattattattatgatccCTTAAATTTTAAGCCTACACCATTTTGGGgggaaaaaagaaggaagaaagagGTTTTTCATGtatgaaaccaaaaataaataaataaataaaataataataaataaataaaaccacaGCAATTGATTGAGCACAAAAACAGCACTGGATTGAAAAACACTCCAAGGACTCATTGATTGATTGGTCTTGTGATATATCCATCCTGTTTGAATTACAGTCTTCCATGTCCGAAGATTTTAATTCACCTAATTTTCATTCATAGTGGGAgcttttaattatcatatatcCCAAGTCAATAAGAGAGCTTCCCTACTACCACAGTTTGGTCATCATCTGCGAGAACAGCATGGGTTCCATGATAAATAGAAATTTGCATGTGCTAAAAAAGGCCCATGTGGAAGTTTTTGAATTCTGAAAGTAACCAAAATGACATGTATAATGGCATACAATTTTTGTCACCAATTCCACcctaaaaggaaagaataaatATGTTACTGAAGCATACAAGTCAATTCTATGCTAACTTTTACAGGACTCAAGGATCTAAAGTTAGTaaaaaaacgaattaaaaaaagttgtttAGAAAAAGACAAATTAAGATATTCAACAAACCATGTCTCCTAAATTTGGGAACATAATTTTTTACTATAGCCGAGTTAGGCATCTAATATTTTCTGATGATGTATTTTTCAGGCATCTAACGTTTTCTGATATTGTGCTTTTCCCATCAAactttcttcaaatttaattaatagaaatatgaaaaagataaaaatatcctCCTTTAATTGAGGATAAGGTGACGTCAGGTTTGaagtttatttcattttctttctttttgttctccAATTTTTATCTTCTTCCCTAGACACTTTCCACCCAAACCTTAATCCTCATTGAAAGTTCAACTTCATTTGTCTCAATTTCTAAAACCTGGTTAAACTATCACCCctcatttttaattacaaaCAACCATGATCAAGCTGTGtgtttaaagaaaatggaatgcAAAACAAATAGAATGGGAAAGGGAAAGGAGAGAAAGGGCTGGGCTTTTAACGATTTGAGGGTTAGGGATTTGGAgattgggaaagaaaaaaaaaacaaaattatggactCATGTCTACATGATGAAGAATAACCCATGACTGCTTGTGCCCATTTAaacaggaaaaagaaagaaagaaagaaagaaagaagatagaGGAGATTAATgattaaaaagtgaaaatatttaaagaaaataaaaagaaagaatatgAAACTCAACCCACAAGGCTCTATGGTTGTGACAAACTTGGATTTCTTCATATAATTGTACAATGAAATtcaaaaggacaaaaaaaaaaaaaaaaacctatagttgtgcaaaaaaaaaaaaaaagaaataaagattgAAATTTAAGGATTAGGGTTTgttgaagatgaagaggagTTCATTAAATGTTAGTTATGATTGGAACTGATTAAGATGAATTTAAGAATATATTTCAAGTTAATGTTGGGGTTTGGGTATAAAGGTGGGAATGAGAATGTTTGGGATTAGAGTATTTGGTATAGGTAATGTtagtatttttcataaaaattttagatGATATTGTCAATTTATATCAGCAAAACTAAAAACATATTGACAATCAGGAGGGTTGTGTTACTTGATCAAAACCTCAAAGGAGATCATATTGTCAATGTAATTTCCCCTACTAAGAATTTAGTAATGACAGTTGTGAagctaaattatcaaaataaatgaaGTCACAGAAACTCCATGCAAAAATGCAATATTGTTGGGATGCAGGTTATACTTAGAAGGTTGAAGTGGATTTTGAAGATGTTGGCACATGTAGATGGGAGTGATGTTGTACTCTTTGGAGAGGTTGAAGTTTATTCTGAACACCTTAGTTGTATACTTATGCCTGCTTGTGTATACTTAAGAGAGACTGGTGTTTATAAAGGGCTCTCACTTGCCAGATTTACCCAAACTAGAGGCTTGTGTCTCCAAACTTCTTATAAGTCAAATTAGTTTAATCAGAATAAGCAAGTTCTTGGGTTTATGTTGGTGAGAGCGGGAAGCTATTATAGAGAATTTTGAGAATTAAGAGTTGCAAAGAGACAATTGGTGTGAACATGATAGACTGTGTGAGAGGGTTGGGAATGACAGATAAAGAAGAAAGCAACGCAAGACATTAAGCATTCACTAATGTTTAGTTTTCTGGCTTGATAGAATGAAAAGATGTGTAGAGGATAATATGAGAAGTTATTGAGATGATTTGGTCACATGTAGCTAAGGCACAGATTTATTAGAAGGTAACATGATTCAAGTTGAAGCTAGTACAAGGACGAAAGGAAGTGAAAAAGGAATATGGGTTGTGGCCATGAAAAACCTGACATGATTTCCAAGGGTTTAACAGAGGATATAAACAGCCAAAAAAGTATTCAAGAAGCTGACCCAAGTGGTTGGGATTAGGCTTTGTTGAAATGAGCTGGGTGCAACGGGTGAGCAAAAATTAGCTCAAAACAATAAAAGTaaggaaatgtttttttttttttctttttctttctctttttctctctttcttttcctttttggggTTAACATTTAGTTTTGTTGCTggatagaataaaaaatgtagGCATAGAGGACAATATGAGGGGAAGTTACTAAGATGATTTGGTCATGTGCAGCCGAGGCACAAAGGTATCAAATGGTGACATGATTCAAGTTGAAGTTAGTCTAATGAATAGGAAGGCAAAAAGAAATATGGCCTGTGTTCATGAGAAATACAACATGATGGCCAATGGTTCAACAGAGGATATGGCTAAAAAAAGGGGATTTATGTAGCTGACCCAAGTGGTTGGGACTAGACTTAGTTGAAATGGGTTCAATTTATGTAGAATTGTTTGTCACTCTCCTTGCCTGACTTTGAGCAAATCTCACTCTATCCTGTCCTGTAGATAGCTCTAGATCGAGTTTAGATGGGGGAACTTATGTTTGTTCTTTTGGCAGACCTGACATACATGTAGATTGTCTACCTCCTTTAGTTAGCACTAACCCAACTCTATATGTCACTGTTGCATCTTTTGTTAAAGCTACAATGGGATTGAGAGGagaaaaatgattatttgtgTTGAAAGATTCCCTTCTATGATATAATTTCTTAGAAAAAGAGATGTTTATGCAAACATGCTGATCTTTAGAACTCAAACTACATATCTGATCCTGTTTTAATAAAATGTGGGTATTAGATAATTCAGAAGGCAACTGAATAAAGGCTAGCAAGTTTGTTAAAGATACTTTCCTATATAACTAATTTCATAAATCAAACTATGTTTTTATGCTAAGTGATAAATTAGGTTAATTGAACTAGTGAATGGTGAACTGAACTCCCAATGTCTCTAATGTTATTCAAAAACAGGTGAAATGCTGAATCATGCATAGCTGGCTTCATCTTAGAATATTACTGTCTTAGATACAACCAATTCAACAGTATAATGGAAACTTGACTATTTTCCAAGATATAATGCTTGCAtcctttaaacttatttttcaagtgaaatttcttaaaaattttaataccttTATTATCAGGTTGTCTCACTTCACTGGAAAGAAGGATCTTCTGCTAGTGGACTTGCAGGCATGAAACAGGTGACTGAGTTAAGACTaatgagaacaaaaaacaagttttacaGCATTTAACCTGGTTATGAAGAAATCGCATGACCAATTTTTGTTTTGCCAATGAACTgattttgttgtttcttttcatttccaTGACAGGTTGCAAAAGGATATAAAGAAAGGGAGAGGGTTGGGTTTGCACATCTCTCACCGGGTACTGATATTTACGTCTGTCCTCGCAGTGATGCCATAATCACAATACTTGCAAAATATGGTTTCTTCAAGGGCATGGCAGCTGTTGAAGACAATCAAGACTCATTGATTGGTTGTGTTGTCTGGCGGAGAAACCAAATACCTTTGAATTCTGTTGTAAAAAATTCTGAGGGAAAGAAATGCTCCTTGTCAGAGAGGCCTCTGAATTCTCCTGATTCTTCTACCCAACCTTCTGAATGTTCTTCACAAGTTGCagaaaaaaaattgtccctTCCACAACCAGCTAAAGATCCACCTGCATTAGTAACAGGCAGAACCAGTCTTCAGAGTTCAGGAGACAATGATACCAAGGGCAAGATTACCAAATCTACTGAAGTTCAACTTGAAGTGGGGAATTCTCAAACTGGGGCTGATTCATTGCCAAAACCTTTAGTTCCAAGCAAATCCTCATCCACTTCAGGGGTACTTCAAACATCCTCACATCCCGATTCTGCCTCTCACCAGGACCCCATGGAACAGCTCTTGGATGTTGAAGACACTCTTGTGCACAGCTCAGAACCAGAGAAACTGAAAAAGAGTTTAGAACTTCAGAAGCCTGTCCAGCCTCTTCCACCTGGTGCAATGAAGCAACCTTTGCctactgatgatgatgatcttCCTGAATTTGACTTTAGAACTGCATGTGGGGCTTCTCAAACTCCAACAGGCAAGTCTTTTGATGCTATGGCACTTGAAAGGAGGCTTCCGCCTGAAGGATTTAGGAAAATGGATGTGTCAGTTCCACTAGTCATACCAAATTTGCAATCAATGCCAATTCTCAACCAGAAGAGCTCTGAAAATCTTAGTTTTCCAAGGCTTCAAACTGATGCAGATCAGGGCATGCCTCTACCAAAGAATGTCTGTCATCGTGACTTCCAAATCCCAGTCCAGCCCATTTTGGGAGAGAGGTACAGTGTCCAAGGCAGAGCTACATTGTCACCTGCTAATGCTACTACAATTACTTCATCAAAGAATCGTTTtgacgatgatgatgatgatgatgatatgcCAGAATGGTACCCCCCTAATCTACAGGTTCACAAGCAGCCAGTCGCCGAAACAACTCAGCCATCAACTACTGCTTTCCCCTCTATGGTACCAAACTCCAGATTTGAAAATTTACCCCCATCTCTGCCGAGGCCTACACTCTTCTCTCCAATCACTGCTAGTAGTCACCTGCCATTTCCTTCCCTATCTCATCCTCGTGCATTTCATGGCCCCATAGCTACAACTCTGAATCCAGCACAGCTAGGACCTGTTAATGGATACATACAGAGAGGTCCAAATCCTATGAGGGGATTCAATTCTAGCCCAGTTTTAAGACCTCCGACCAACCCACATGTCAAACTTCCTATCCATCCTACCAATAAGAGGGGTTGGAAGCCATGAACGGATGGAGAGCAGGGAGCTAGTTGGTTGAGACCTCAAACCAGTTTGTGAACTTGGGGGTTAAGAATCTTCCTTGGGATGGAGACAGAAGTTTGAAgaaatgtaattttaaaaaagaaatccaATCTGTAAATAAGTAGCGTTTGGAGGACCTTGTGTAAGGAAGTCAGTTTTGAATTAGTGTGGTCAGTTTGTTTCTACTTTTAGTCTTCATGTTTTTAGTATACAACACTACAAAGGTGAATCAAATTCTCATCATCCTTGTTCACCTTACAGGAGCTAGTAAGCATTTTAAgttcatatattttatattcagtTCATATATTTTATAGTCGGTTTAAAAGTAAATTAGTCAAGTAACCATAAAACATTGAGTTTGCTATAAAATTAAGTATAGATAGGCACAATATAAAaccttttaataaatataaattacaaataattataattttgtacAATAGGGTTCATGCCCCTTTTGCCAATAAAGTCACAATGTCAACCATGTATCTCTACAAGGATGTGGAGCTATTGTGATGGAGTTACCTAGTAACTAATTGTGAGTGcttttagataaaaatttatatcatatgaATTAAGGGCTTTTGTTGTATCAGAAAGGTTTGTTCGTTTGCCACTTATTTATTGCACTTTTTCATTGATCTATCAAATATAATAGAAGAGTATAAATAACCATAATGCAAAAATATAATCCAAGTCAAAAGTAAATTACCTAAGTTGGATAATCCTAAAGGAATAGAGTTGtataaattttctataaattacTTGAGAAATTTAAAGGAATTCTTCATACTTAAGTTCTGATAAATTTTATAGtctaagtatatatatatatatatatatatatttaaccttATATCAAAATTAGGCATTAATAAATTCATCTCGAAGAATATCCAATTTTCATTACTTAGATTGGTTTAACATTGTTTTCCTAAATGATTattcaaatttcttttctaAAGAATTTAGGCTAATGTTTTTTGGCATTTCAACCATCCAAAGTATTTATTTAACACGTTATTAAGATTAATTCTTCTATACTTCAAATGTGCAATCTCCATAAACGAAAACCTATTATTCTCAAAACCACACCAAAAATGTTTTTGTAACTTACAtggctttaaaaaataaacaatttgtatatattgaatattttattaaatgatattatttattagtatttttttaaatattaatccaacttaaagtaaaaaaaatgtgtgtTCTTAGAGCAAAGTTTAATTAAGGGTTAATAATCATTTATTCTCAACCAAACTTATGAAGAACTTTCTTGAGTATATTTtgaagaacaaaagaaaattctttGAACTCGTCTTGATCTTCGGCCTTGAAGATAGATGAGTTATATATTTGTATCGtgtttgatattttctcatAGGCTTATAGAAGAATGTTTTAACTTGAGACCTAATTTCAATCCTATGGTGGTAAACATGTGTCCTTGAAACATAGATTAATCGAGAGTTAACGATAATTTGGTCTTAAGTAAACTCATAAAGAAATTTCTTGAATGAGTTGAAGAACATAAGAGAATtctatcattattttctttggcCTTGAAAGTAAATGAATGTCACTTTTTTTTATCGTGCTCGATATTCTTTCACAAGCTTATTgaagaatatttgaaatttggtCTTGATTTT
Above is a window of Vitis vinifera cultivar Pinot Noir 40024 chromosome 11, ASM3070453v1 DNA encoding:
- the LOC104880668 gene encoding uncharacterized protein LOC104880668; protein product: MWHKKQQNVGLPGQVRHPERIEGVHLENKILLAQSGSSDTNFLSESSRKRKSEALDQQGIVSESVLKYNFFGESNLQHKAGSLFGMNVQSNASVLFSPQSTEPIRHQSEKRQFHGQNDLAVTRQVKNVNDHKPGIEKISSYSVSVPPQSSCQKVPSTLIEMLNGETLKVPNWQSQARSFLNSCNTSTEKAAVNPGLQDLTGFFGHRDHVITNYSPMESYNSPSESLRPSVLMQQSLVKPDGFSVDGKSSSYKSSRLISSDLEQRQHSSNTQGPSDLINVGSAFIGASTCTRFEQNENCRLLQNEVQPCSAAKGNDVGREGQDHGDGMIKIMKKTEGSDIENPKNLLTERTSAKNDDSLGNAVIRPCQRNDQCYGSIKLDEKSKPLAGKVAQTVAEKLWDGSLQLNSAVTVTTVAFFKSGEKIPDVNWSEFVEVKGKVKLEAFEKYIKDLPRSRNRGLMVVSLHWKEGSSASGLAGMKQVAKGYKERERVGFAHLSPGTDIYVCPRSDAIITILAKYGFFKGMAAVEDNQDSLIGCVVWRRNQIPLNSVVKNSEGKKCSLSERPLNSPDSSTQPSECSSQVAEKKLSLPQPAKDPPALVTGRTSLQSSGDNDTKGKITKSTEVQLEVGNSQTGADSLPKPLVPSKSSSTSGVLQTSSHPDSASHQDPMEQLLDVEDTLVHSSEPEKLKKSLELQKPVQPLPPGAMKQPLPTDDDDLPEFDFRTACGASQTPTGKSFDAMALERRLPPEGFRKMDVSVPLVIPNLQSMPILNQKSSENLSFPRLQTDADQGMPLPKNVCHRDFQIPVQPILGERYSVQGRATLSPANATTITSSKNRFDDDDDDDDMPEWYPPNLQVHKQPVAETTQPSTTAFPSMVPNSRFENLPPSLPRPTLFSPITASSHLPFPSLSHPRAFHGPIATTLNPAQLGPVNGYIQRGPNPMRGFNSSPVLRPPTNPHVKLPIHPTNKRGWKP